CTATTGTTTGTTAAATCAATTCGTTGGGGGTTCGAGCCGTTGTTGCTGAAAAGTTGTTGTTCAGGAGTTATCAGAGCGTAGCTTCATGGTTAGAGCCAGGTCTGAATGGGGtcagaaattaaattaatggtttgattatatgttaCAATGACTTGCCATACAGAGGGTGGTTCACCACATCAGGGCCATCTACTGAGCTAGAGATGGAAATCCACAGTAGGctggaaaatgtttaattattgtGTCTTCAGATTATAAATCATGACTAAAACTGTCAAATTTGTGTCCCATTATTGAATTATTTATAactgtataaaaacataatgattttaaaaatcacagagcaCCTTAGATTCGATTTCTCAAGATGGACTTTTCTTCCTCCAGGATTTAGTCTGCCCCGCGTGTGAGTCTGGCTTCGTGGAGGAAGTAACAGATGATTCCAGGTACAGACacattttcaggttttcatgttttcatcgACAATAAAACCAGAGTTTAGACAACGTGTTTATCTTATTTAGGATCTGAATGCATTTGGGAATTATGTGAAAACCTCTTTTATGCTCATAAAGACGCACATTTCTAAAgctcttcttgtgttttgttgctttttaatcaTGTAAACCAAAAGACAGTTCCAAAATCTCTTTCCAAACTTCAACCCAATCCGTCATAAATGAAGAGATTAGTGAAGAAGGTGCTGCATATAGAAGAgccaaaaaaatgttcaagaaCGTATAAATGAGTATTATAATGGGGCTTTAATTCGAGTTTTGTCAAAATGTAAAGCTTTCAGGAGATCTGTTTGTCATTTCACACCCctaacaggtgtgtgtgtgtgtgtgtgtagcctcCTGCAGAACAGCACGCCGTCCTCTGCGGGTTTACCTTCCAGCTCGTTGTTCTCGGAGGTATTTGACACTCGTCACATTTCGGTGAGGACACCCTCCTCTGGCTCTCGTGGTTTGGCTCGACGGCTGACTTTCTCCGGTCTCGTCCCACAGCTGCTGTTCCTGGAGCATTCCGCGCTGCTGTCAGACCCGCCGTCCTCCGAGTCGGACTCGGAGTCGGAGGACGGCggggacgaggaggaggaggaggaggagtccgCGGGTCAGAGCGTTCCTTCTCCAGCGTCACAAGTGGCCACAGAGGGAGGGGAGCAGGATTCAGCCCTCAGCTCTGAGTCAGAGAGGTCTCCCTGgtcggggtgtgtgtgtgtctgtatgttttcAGCTGCTGGACGGTGAGTAAAATACACCAAAACCCTTCAGCTCAGATTCTTCTCATGTTTAAGATCCTTAGAGGAGTTTCTGACTGACCTCCTTCCTGACGATGGAAACCCCGGCGCTACAACAACTGGACTGTaagctcattttttttgttttgttttaaatttatcagATAATTAGCTTTTGGTTTCTTTCACTTTGCCGCCCCCGCCCCCTTTTCTCCCATCCGTCTTTCAGATCCAGCCTCCTGCAGCTGTACTCGAACCCCGGGGATTACGCGTGGGGTCAGGGAAGTCTCGACACATTCATCACGGAGGTCAGTGGCAGCGAGGGTAACGGCCCCGCCTCACTCTGGGAGACGTCAGGAAGCCATGAACGAGCGCCGCCTTCGTGACGTCTCCTGGAGTGTGGAGAGACGAAGGGCTGATGATCGAGTCCTGACACCCCCGTAACTCGCGCTGTTTATCTTCGTTTCATGTCCCGCCTTCTCCTGCCGGCCCAGCTGTTTGGACAGTTGGAGAACACGGGCCCACCCCCAGCGAAGACGGAGATGATCTCATCGCTGCCGACGGTTCACGTCTCCCAAGAACAGATAGGTGGGGTTTCATGGCGTACAGTTCAACTTACTgtgttttaaatgcagctttatCTGTTTTTCCGCATTTCCCTTAGACTTTAGTCGtccttcaggctttctgaaagtcttatgaagcttttctttggacttggctgctttttttttactcattttcctCTTCAGTACCTGACCATTATCAgaggagtcttttttttttctttgttaagccacttaactcCGACCTGTAAAGAGTTCAGGCATAAAAAACAACCGTTAAAAaccctaaactcaagggatgaaccactGTTGTGTCGACACAGGACAGCTTGGATCTTTAGTTTCTTCGTTACCCTTAGCCTTAAACACTTCCCACTTAAATGAGTATTTCAGCACCAAGAAGGAGCTTCAGCAGgcgatcagctgaaggatggatttatttctgtttctttaagacACGACTCTCAGCCTGTCTGTGTAAACCTGGTTCTTTTTGTTTCGTTTGCTTCCCACTCATCATCTTTCCTCGTTTTTAATCTCACACTGCGCAATACGCCGTCCTGATAAaaggactggactgaaaatgagtaaaaagaaaggaaaacctCTGAAAGATGTTCAGAAAGGATTAGAAGAGAGCCGGAGGGAAACGAGCCACAGTAACAGATCAGAGTTCAAACTGTTCAGAtcgattttttatttttgctgtgtttttatttcagttttactttcttctctttcagacAGCCGACTGGAGTGTCCCATTTGCATGGAGGGTTATTCTTTGAGGGAATCTGTCAGAAAGCTTCCCTGCCTTCATCATTTCCACGGCGGATGTATCGTGCCGTGGCTGGAGCTGGTAAGGATGACGGCTTTAAAGATCTGAGACGATCAACAGGATCTCCTCCGAACTCTCGTCTGGATGCAGAATTCTCTTTCaaccaggaaaataaaaataaaaggaaaagcaCTTCCTGGCTAAATGTTAACAGATTATGTTTCCTCTCGCAGCACGACTCTTGCCCAGTGTGCCGCAAAAGTCTCGACGGTGTTGTCAACGGCGTCCCGCTCTTGCCGGCGCCCCCGGAGGAGATCGCCGCCCTGCGGGAGgaacaggagcagcaggagaggCAGGCGATATGAGGAAAGAGCCGACAACGCTTCTCCCGTCAGATCGGCGCcgctctttaaataaaaacgcCCGGCACGAACCGCAGCCGTGCCGTGCAGCTTCAGTGCTTGCGTCATTCACGCATCTCGGCGAAGGACATTTTCTACCCTAACACAGCcgctttctttcttcctttctttcttttttttttttttaacgccaCGCCACTTACAGTTCAGAAGGATGCTGATGAGATCCAGAAGGGACGTTGCTTTTTGTCGCTTCGCAGTTTTTCTGAACGACTGACTTTAACGCGGCAAACTAATTCACCGCTTCGCTGTCAGGATGACAGGAGCTCACAGAGATGCAGAGAAACTCTGCAGAAACGTTGCCTCGGTGTCGCGTCGACCTCTCACCGACATAAAGCTGTTGCTGAAGCTTCTCTTAATAATGTGATAATCAAAGACAGATAAGCGTGACGGTGGAGTTTTACTGAGCTTTTACTCCGATCAGGGCTGTCGCAGGAAGTTTCTCTCAAATCTTAATCTTAAAAAGCCctaaaaaacagcacaaatacTACTGTAGTATTCTGCTAGAGcagaatatgttttatttttgttctcttaCTTCCTTGGAAAGATATTGAAGCAAATACTTTATCAAATCGTCCCATGTTGAGAATCGTGTCTGGACATTTTAGGCCATTTTTCTTTAACCAAAgccgttttcttttttattcaaaggaaataaaatgcctgattttttttttcccagtagaGATGTTACAAATTtaagtgtgaaaaacaaaacggacactaattgtatgtttttttgctgctgcgGATGAAACTAAATGTCAAACACTTTAATGTTGAAAAGCAGAAGTAGCACTTATACGAACTCTTTCAGggaaaattgtaaataaaacctttaaaccacCATTAATGAAACAAGCTCTCGAGagaagaaaatttgttttttagaaaagatTTAGCATTAAGAGTTGGTCGGgttaaaatatagtttaattcTCCTCATTCCTGGCTGGTTTGTCACCATTTAAAATGGGTTTCATCAGGAGTTCTCTCAGGGtttttgaaggtctttcaattttttttttttttttttaagctctggttgttttctcctttatttTCAATTTAGTCCTTGTCCTTGACCATGACAGCGTATTGTGCAGCGtgtgctggggaaaaaaaaaaaaaaaacgtgagaAAAATGAACAAGCGGAGAACAAAAGACGCGTCAGAGCAACCCGCAGCACACGAGCGGCGTCTGGAAGTCACGTCTTCGAGAGACGAGAGCGAATCGGGCCGAAGCGCTGTTTAATGCGACAAACCGGGTTATCGTTGGTGTTTTTAATCCCTCCGGTTCAACAAACGGGAACAAGTTGTTTTATGAGAGGCGGCTGGTGACAACGATCCGGTTTAAAATGTGTCCATACAGCAGtggctcatcccttgagttagCAGCCTGTTCACGCTTGAATTAAATGTCTCAATTACAAAAACTACAACTAAAGTCTCTCCTTGGAAGCACGAGGAGTGATTTTTGTGCTTCAATTTTAGCTCCAGACGTTGCTGCAGATggacactttttctttttggcgaATTTTAagtgtgatattttttttataatttttaggttcagcagaaaactggatggaaaaaatgttcttaaaacGTGCAATATGAAGAACAATACAAACAATTAACCacgtttgttatttttattccagtGTCGTGGTCAACAGGAGCGCAGACCTTTACcaacttttaccaaaacatcGACTTTTTGTGGAGAATCTGCTGCTGATTTAATCATTGATAAAGATAAATTGGACTTTGTGAAGGGAATATGGAGTTTACATACAGTTAACAAAAAGTTGAGTTTGAGTTTTGGCGACTGTCAGCTTCACTTCTTCGGCGTTTGGACCTTAAAGGGTGGTCCATCCACGGTCCTGTGGATCTGGgaggtttaaagaaaaaacaaaccaaactgagaGCCAACAACATTTTCACTTCAAGGCTTCAGGCCACATCACCTGATTTTTAGCCACCGTTTTCAACAAAAAGTGACTCATTTAACACTTTTGTTCCCGACAACAGACTAAAATGAACTCTCAAAgcacaagaaaaccaaaaacccaacaaGTGAAAGGAATTTTAATAgtataaatgttttagaaagGCTTTTTATGTTCTGGACCGCCAACGATTCAAAACTCCCCTTTTCCACCAAAATTAGACTATTTTAAGTCCTCTCACTGAAACAATGTGTGTTTGGGTTGTTGTTGAGAGtctaagaattaaaaaaaaaataaaacttgatttgtcatttttaacatttgtaagCAAACTAGTTAGTTAAGTAGCTCATTATAAGACAACTAGAAACAAATGTAATCTGACCTGAGTATaaggtagattttttttttttgggggggggtaaTTTTACTTGTCCTATAAATTATGTATGGGTCCATTATCCtaattgtttgtgtgtatgtgagcagcagcagcagcagcagcagagtaaaGGAACAACAATGGTTTATTAATAGGTTTTCCCCTCATGTCCTGTTTTCTGCTGGCATGTTGACGCTGACAGGCACCGACCAGGAGGCTGACAGGCGGCTGCTGCCTGCTGCACGTCCGCGAACACGCCCTGGAGCCCGGCCCAAGGGGGAACCGACTCACGGTGACCCAAAATAGCGAAATAAGAAGGCAGAGGCATTTTGTGTCATTGACCAAGGACCGCAGGAACCGCGCACAACAGAcatttctcctctcctctcctctccccttCGCCCTCCTCGCTCCATACCTCCTCTGTGGCAAGCCAGTTTGTCATATAATAGACGAGCTCCTCGGGCGCAGATGTCCACTGTTACAGCTTCCTGGTCATAATGGACATTTCACCCCATGGAGATAAATTGGACTCAAAAGTATTTCTAAACTGCACAAGTAGGAGTCATCGTGTCGCCTGCTGCAGACGGATCAGCATTCCCGGGACTTTCTCCACGCTCCAGATTCGCAATCTCGACGTTGCGTTCAAGACTGGTGAAACTTATCAAACTGGGATGACTTCGGTTTACAATAATAAATGGTATTAACCTGTTTAATCCCACCGGCAACTAGGACTGGGCGTCGTTTGAATTTGAACGATTCCAATTCTGATTCCGATTCCAAACGATTCTCGATTCTGATTCTCTCACGAGGCGATATACGCTGTAACCTTCCTGTGGCACGCTTCGGTTTGTCGCCCCTGGACGCCGTGGTGAACGGAGCAGAGTCTGGTGAGCCGCCTGCCTAACGTTAGCGACTTCAGGTTGTTTGTCTGTGAAAAACACACGGACGGGATGCTGCCGTTTGTCCTGGGATCAGTGTTTGAGTCGGAAAACGTCAGCAGAGGAAATAAAGGCAACCTTTGAATGTTTGAAATGCTCTTTTTGACACTAAATAATTGACATGTAATAAATGTGTATCCAACATAgccaaacatttacattttttttactgaataccttaatatttcttttttttatgcagtttcagttaattatttttaagttggGTTGTTATGTTTTAACACCATTTAATTTGGTTTTGACTGGTAGGAATGTCATCCTGCTGTTATTCCTCTGTCTTGGAACGGCATCACTGCGTTTGAGCTGCAAGACTGGAGAAAAAACTGTTCCTAAGCCGATGACGTTGCATTTCTCTGCATCTTACGCACTCAAACACTGCAGCAGCGTGGTAATTAAAAGAAGCAGGGGCGCCTCCAGATCGTTTCAAAGGGGGGACCCAGATGGGGTTCCCTGATATTCTTAAACCAAACGCCACAACGGAGTTTCTGGAGTTTTATCTTCTGTTGCCACAGAAGATAAATGTAGGAATTATTGCCTTCTGATATATGTCTactttgttttcttactttattaTATCATATGACTGGAAATATCACAGCTAATATTCGACTCACTGAAgcgccttgaaggaatgctgaGTCAAATAAAAGCCATAAGAGCTGccaaaatatgtgattttttaaaatgtttttgatttgaattttttgtaTAGCTGTATCATCAATAATCAGTGCATATTcatcattcactaccaaaagtctgCCGCagaatttgtaataaatgagcaaaatcatcagaatcatgttttgttgccaacaattacgagctgtttgtttacatttggcTTTATTCTCTGTTCTTCTGAGGGGCAAAACAGGGTGACTAAAAGCTGTAAGGATGAGAGTCGACAGGAGTAGAGTTACTTTGAAGGAGGAGATCGAGCGGTGGAGAGCGTTGAAGCAGAACTCGTGCAAACGAGCTGTGCCAAAATATTCTGGACTACAGGTTGCcgaatttagttgtaaacaaaagggaggaataatttctgttttcagacacaAATGTTGCAAAAGCCCTGACgagtttgagttacattaaccccCCAAACACTCATTTAATGATGTGGAAATTGTGTCAGAAGCGTAAAACgttaaatcaaaaacactgaaaatcaaACTCAATGGAtgcagatagatagatagatagatagatagatagatagatagatagatagatagatagatagatagatagatagatagatagatagatagatagatagatagagggagttggagtgaggacagaggacgcagaggacagatAAATGGAGGAATAAGGgaacaaaccaaagaaaaagaagaagaagtaattttttgtatatttctgttgtggccatcttgaatcaggttgacttccaAAAGCTTAACAGCTGTAAATGTAtccatctaatgattattttctgagcgtTACATCAAAATCCATGCCGGGacttgtgagatattttgctaacagatcacagaTTTAATACAAACACCCTCTCCTGTGCTTCCGACGCCCCTGAACTGAATAGAGTACTATCCGTGCGACTGATTCCGTTAAAAAACACGATtataaaagtgcaaataaatagGTAATTACTGCACCTATCGCCACGTTTGACGCAgatggcagccatattggaatCTATAGCTTTACAAgttgaaaaaagaataaaaaagttgattttttttctggggaTTCCCAACCTTCTTATCAGAAATGGAACGCACCAGTATTGAaacctaaaataataaacataaataaataagaaaaatagatGTGTAGTTTGATTATATGCCACAACGACCTGCCATAGACCTCCGCCGTGGGACTGAATGCCCGTGCTGTACGGAGACAGTAGCGATACGGGCTGAGCAGACATGGAGGCCCGATTACCGAGAGAGGCCCGTGCTGACACATCTAGGCCCAGCTAACG
The DNA window shown above is from Kryptolebias marmoratus isolate JLee-2015 linkage group LG5, ASM164957v2, whole genome shotgun sequence and carries:
- the si:ch211-81a5.1 gene encoding E3 ubiquitin-protein ligase RNF115 is translated as MAEAADTPQPQRRFYCHCCKCETKPGLSDLVCPACESGFVEEVTDDSSLLQNSTPSSAGLPSSSLFSELLFLEHSALLSDPPSSESDSESEDGGDEEEEEEESAGQSVPSPASQVATEGGEQDSALSSESERSPWSGSLEEFLTDLLPDDGNPGATTTGLSSLLQLYSNPGDYAWGQGSLDTFITELFGQLENTGPPPAKTEMISSLPTVHVSQEQIDSRLECPICMEGYSLRESVRKLPCLHHFHGGCIVPWLELHDSCPVCRKSLDGVVNGVPLLPAPPEEIAALREEQEQQERQAI